The Desulfovibrio inopinatus DSM 10711 genomic interval AAATTACCGCAACCAGATGAGACATGAGGCGATAGTAACCATTGCCAAGAAAGTCATCTGCAATTTTTCGTAACGAGTAGCGATTCGTCTAAACTCTTTGAGCTTGCAAAAAAAGCACTCTACGAGATGTCGTTCTTTGTAAATGTGCTTGTCGTATTTCCGCTGGTTGCGACGATTCTTTTTGGGCGGAATAACAGGCTTGGCATTCTGTCCGATAATGAGACTTATGAAGCTGTTGCAGTCATAAGCCTTGTCGGCGGCTACAAATTCAGCCTGAAGTCCCTGAATTAACTCTGGGGCCGGAACGCT includes:
- a CDS encoding IS5/IS1182 family transposase; this translates as SVPAPELIQGLQAEFVAADKAYDCNSFISLIIGQNAKPVIPPKKNRRNQRKYDKHIYKERHLVECFFCKLKEFRRIATRYEKLQMTFLAMVTIASCLIWLR